The genomic region actCACCATTAATTCAATATTATTATACATTTATATTAGTTATCTAGTTTCAATAAATTTCCGTCTTGATCACTTATTttaccttttaaattttttatctttctagagttaattttaatttttcagtaAAAAAACTTGGGAAAACCTAAAACGTTACATGGAAAAACACTTTatctttttaacttttaatttttttcttttagaattaaatttagtttttttCAGTAAAAGAAAAATTcgaatttttatcttttaattttatttttaaaaattaattctaaGTTTTTCCAGTAAAAgagaaaacttaaaattttacaaGAAATTAGAAAATCTTGAGTTTCATCTCTATTCATGAACAACTCAATTTCAAGTAAAATgtatactttttttaaaaaaataaaattaattttagaaaagacaataaatgaccaaaatgaaaatttgtaaagtaTTATGATTAAAATGAGTGTATAATAACATTGAGTTAGCGATAGGTGACCAGCATGAGAACAGTTTTAATGCCAATgcttaaaatgtaaattttattttcctcacaaaataaaaacttattaaaatttaatgaaCGATCCTATGGTTTACCATATTTTTAAGCAAAGCCTCTTTCGAATTATACTCGAAAAATGAGGGGGAAATTTTACGCAACTTGAAAGTAATCGGAATTCAATCCAACTATGAATTTGAGTGATTCTAGCTTTGAAAGCCTTTGAAAACTTGCAAGGTTGGAACATGATGGACACCATTGATAAAATACATTTTTGAAGACGATGAAAATTTATACCCATGAGctatgataaaaattattttctaagaGATAATTACGAACtttgaaaaatttaatttttatggaaTAAATATGAAAGATATTTTAATGTATTAGTAAGTGTTGGTATAGTGATATGATATATTGCTCCTCTAGAAAATAATATGAGTTTGAATATTAAAGATAATATTATTCaaatataaattgtaaaatagatataaaaaaattaccttcaaggtaggattttagattttgagttaaatttagttAAACACTCAAGTATCCATTAATTCATTATCTCAAAAGATTGAAGAAAACATGGGATATGTTCTAACATTTTGATACTTTGAGGATGTACTGCACACAtgctatataaattaaatttcaacATGATAATTTTTAGATATAGATCAATTAGAATATTATGCGACAATGTAAATAAGAGATGTTAATTTAAACAAGTTGGCAAGATTAGAATAtcataaagaagaagaaaaaaaaggactGGATTTTCTAGTCCTCTTCTATTTTTTATTCAAATCCTTATACGAGCAAATTACAAATATATGCATATTGCATGCTCCCAAACACTGCATGTTTAAATTTTGCTAACATCAAATGGTTAaatgaaaactttgggaaaattTAATGACGTATTTATTATGTCATtatccctttttttttaattataaaaccatcaattttaaaaataatggttTTTCTAAGACATTAATTTGTCTTAATGGCAATATTGGTTAAAAGAACTGTCGTGTTGAAGCAAAGGTTTGGCCAAACTTCCACGTCGAAGGGACAACATTGAGAAATTCCAATGTTTTGCCATCCACCAAAGTGAGCTTAAAAGACATTCTTTGGTTTCTTAGATCAATGCTGCTTTGCCAATTTGCACCCCAATTCCTATTCAGAGGTAGCCATGTTCTGGTTCTCGACCCCCTTATCCATGCCGCCTTCACGTTGCCGCTGCCACCGACGTTCGTGATCATCACCATGTTGAAACTCGATTGCCCTTTCAAGGTGAACCGGACTCCGCCTCTCCTCTTGCATGGCACCCTTCGAAAATCAAATAAagaaaaaacaattttaaaagcACAGTCTTATTAAGATATTGGTAATGGTATGCAAAAATGTTAATCGTACCTCCGATAAAGGACCGGAACAATGCCTTCATCCCCGTGGCGGGCGATGCGAAGGAAGGCAGGCAATGACAGGTCGAAATGGTGATGAGGGGGATTGCACCATCCTCCGTTGTTGTTGGAAGGACAAAAGTTGGTGGCCGTTATGGTGACACTAGCACGACGGAGGCACCACTTCGGGTCGGCCCGGTAATCGCACCTGAGTTGGTAGCAAGCACCACAAGCCTCGCCATCTCTGAAAAGTGCACCACTCAGTGCTGCTGTGTTTGCTCCGAATCCAGCATGCAAAGTGTTATCATATCCACAGGCTCCCCCTATAATAATATCATCATCCAATTAATAATTTgtaaaagtgtatatatatattgaaagttCAAATATCCTCCAATTTTAATTATTGGGTGGGCGCTTTTGGCATTTCTAGGGAAAAGAAACATATCAATAGATAAttatccaaatatatatatatatatatatatatatatatctagatATAATATTTAACTCAGAAAGTTCCATATTTTATGACATTATTTGAGTTATAGTATGTCCacttcaaaataatataaaaatacaaacttTATTTTTCAAAAAGAGTTGAGACTATATATTTATTTACGAAAAAACTTTTTTAtaagaattttaaataaaattcataAGAATATTCTTATATTTTTTCGATATAATATTAGAGGTAGGAGATGGTTGGTTCAAATCCATACCAAATAAGTgtctaataaaaattttaaccacAGTTCTATTTAAATCAAGACAAAAATAATATCATGTTAGAATAtagatatataaaaaatataatttatactaGAATTAGTCATGCAAAtgcttttaataataaatataagatTATTGGATTTATTATTCTTAAATGGagataaatataatttttctatacTATATGTCATAATTCTTTTAATCCTTAAATCgggaaaaaattatttaaatttatatatttctaattattataataataatgatattaattaaactaaaacttaatcaataatataagaaataaaaaatttatgaaattaattatcCATTAAAAAATGTAGGCTTACCAAGAGAAAAGGGACTTTGGTCAGCCCCATAGAACGTTGCATGGGCATTAAACCAACCATTAACTTGAGCATTGACTCCTCCAAAAATGGTGGCAACAATGAAAAACAATTGCCAAACCTTAACAAAAGGAATGATGAAAGGCCCCATTAATTTTCTCTCTaaccaatcaataaaattttctttaacttcACGAAAATTCTTGAACAAAGAGCTTCCATTTTATAGGCTGCAAACGCGGTTTGTCGGTGATTATATATTATTACAATCTAGATCTAaaattcttatttatttttgtttatttatttcaattccaTTATTATCTTCGAAATAATtggttaaaaatagaaaaaaatatgaatatgaagatgaagaaaaaaaaaggagaaagaaaaacgcgttgtttttttttttttttttaaatttgcttTCACGTCCTATATAAAGTACGGGAGAATTGTACTTTTATTACAGTTAGGGGTGAGAATCTTTTAAAGACAAGAAAAAAATATGTGCATGTGATGGTTAATGTTAATAGACTTTGCTTTGTTGGACATTTTTAAGGCTGTCCGTCGGTGATAAATTAACTCTGACTTTAGACCAACATTTCAAGAAATCATTGGAGCTTAGTCGGATCAGAATTTGTTGTTCAAATTGGAGTAGTATTTATGTTCGAAATGTGATATTACTTGGAGTGAGTAAAGGTAAGATGATGTGAGTCTATTGTAATTTGAGTAACATCAACTATTATCTTCAAATATATACCATGAAACTCGTTATGatataaccaaaatttatatatattatattagacTTGAACAATTTAAAATCTGTTTAAAAATTGATTGAACAAGTTACTAAAAGAATATAATTAATTGTCACCAAGTTCATCTTCTAACAACAATTCCTAATTGCAAAGCTAGGAGACTAATTTTTATGTTCAACATCATCAGTCaagcttgatttaacaaattAATATGCTACTATATTACCTTCTCTTGGAACAAACTGGAACTTAACAGTCTTTTAACTATCTTCTCACTTCATTAATCCTTCATACAAGGGCCATCGATGGAAAATTCACAGAACTTTCCATTATCATCTTAATAGCATCCATGCAGTCACTTTCAAAAATAACCTTACTACAATTCCTTAATCGAGCCACTTCTAGTTCACTTAAAATAGCCCATAACTCGGACTTAAGAATAGAGCCTCTCGATACATTTCCTGAAACTTTCCATCCAATTCGTTTGATCCAAATGGTTGAATATATACTACCATTTATTAAATCACAAAATCActttaaatttaatcaaaattcattactCTGGAACAATCCATAATTTATCTatgtataaattttgaaattctttttattcaaataaatcccttttttaacttttaattcatGCCAAAAACTAGCATATAATCTATAACATGTaccaaataaatagaaaaaataagtgttaaaaaaaaaacttaattcaaAAATGTCGAGATGTTTCGTGGGAGCATCACCTCATAAAGGTAAGAGAAAGAAATTTTTGGGCAAAAAGATCAGTTTGCAAATTTGACAAATGATACTATCACCGACTAAAATATTTTCAGAAAGGAAATCAAATTTGGAAGCTTCATATTCATAGTCATGTGAAAAAAGGTAGCTTCAAACTTCTTCTTTAGACCAC from Gossypium arboreum isolate Shixiya-1 chromosome 1, ASM2569848v2, whole genome shotgun sequence harbors:
- the LOC108482737 gene encoding expansin-A12, translated to MGPFIIPFVKVWQLFFIVATIFGGVNAQVNGWFNAHATFYGADQSPFSLGGACGYDNTLHAGFGANTAALSGALFRDGEACGACYQLRCDYRADPKWCLRRASVTITATNFCPSNNNGGWCNPPHHHFDLSLPAFLRIARHGDEGIVPVLYRRVPCKRRGGVRFTLKGQSSFNMVMITNVGGSGNVKAAWIRGSRTRTWLPLNRNWGANWQSSIDLRNQRMSFKLTLVDGKTLEFLNVVPSTWKFGQTFASTRQFF